A genomic region of Janthinobacterium lividum contains the following coding sequences:
- a CDS encoding MbcA/ParS/Xre antitoxin family protein, with protein sequence MNLAYAYPKSRFEPAVLVDLNAKAERERLSQAALKGFFKLAAAWKLRDDDARELLGGLSSSAWYEWKKHPDRVLEVDRITRISYLLGIYKALHILYGDKLADEWVSLPNKNPVFGGRTPLSQMLAGGLLAMQTVRKLLDARRGGL encoded by the coding sequence GAGCCGCTTCGAACCGGCCGTACTCGTCGACCTGAATGCCAAAGCCGAGCGCGAGCGATTGTCGCAGGCGGCATTGAAGGGTTTTTTCAAGCTGGCCGCCGCCTGGAAACTGCGCGATGACGATGCGCGCGAATTGCTGGGCGGCCTGTCCAGCAGCGCCTGGTACGAGTGGAAGAAGCACCCGGACCGCGTGCTGGAAGTGGACCGCATCACACGCATTTCCTACTTGTTGGGCATCTACAAGGCCTTGCACATCCTGTATGGCGACAAGCTGGCCGACGAATGGGTGAGTTTGCCCAACAAGAATCCCGTGTTTGGCGGCCGCACGCCCCTGTCGCAGATGCTGGCCGGCGGCTTGCTGGCCATGCAGACGGTGCGCAAGCTGCTCGATGCGCGCCGCGGAGGGTTGTAA